CGGTTGCAGTTTGGAATTGAGGGTTCAAGGGATGTTGCGATGAAACTGTCTGTTAGATCCGAGGATGAAGCCATTGGTGATGCCATTCATGAGATTGTATCATGCAGCTAAGGTGTCAGTCCGGTGATTGTTCCTCTTTCTACTCAGGaggctatttgtttttgttccaCAGGTGAGGTCAGGGGCAGATTGCTGTAATATCAATTAAAGCTCTCTTTATACAAAGAGTTGCAAGTCACGGGGAAGGGAAGTTAGGCTTGCAGGAGACTGTATTTGCTTTTAACTTGAGCAGAGCTTTTCTCGTCATTTTTTAAAGCTAGCAAAAGTCATTCTTGTGTCATGCAAATCAGGTCCATTAggaagatcattttcctttttgttttcgttttttttttgtcctgaAAATTCTTATGTGTAAGATTCCATCAAGTATCAATCTTGCTTGGTATATACTTTTTGTCATAATACGGGACGAATTTTTGGGGTGGATTATCCTCGTATGTTTTGGCATCGCAATGTTATGGATTCGTAAGAATTGATGATTGTTGCTTGCAAAAATTAAGAACTTCGGCACGGAATTCATTGCTCCGACCGAACTTTgtgatgttattttaataatgcTTGTTAGACTGGAAAATGTCGTTCTAGTTAATAAAACGGTACATTAAAAGCCTTCAATTCTTCCGTCTCGTTTCAAATCTCGGTCAGATACTGTCTggcaaaaaaacatttgtaGAAATTAAACTTGGCGATGGGTAGTgattaagaaaacataaaacctAAATATCctaattaattacaaaacaatGCTTTCTTTTAGCTATAGCTCTAAGTATAAATGTAATATTAACATTTAGTAAGTGATAAAATAGACTATACAATGGGAATAACACAAACCATGAAATAATGagttaaattattgttatttttattatgtatttagtcatgtttATTAGATTTGAAACCTTtgataaagataaaagaaaaaataaataaattttgttaggTCGAGTGTCTCACTCGGTTGCCCAACTCCGCATTAGGTTGGGCTGAGGTCAAGCTGTGTTTTcgctcccttttctttttactatcttttttgttttattaacgCGAGTATCCGGGTTAGCTTACGtacacctcgattaatcccacaggccctgaaattaatgaccatgtaagtctccaatgatcatcatattaacaaccacatggtttaaacatgaaattatagaaaaaatattcttaatccAAGCTCTTACCATTAGTTTACAtactagataattttttaattatcttttattattacaaGCTACAATCCTACTCTGAATAGAGATACTAGAGAGGAATAGAGTTATCATCTTCAATATCTAAGAgattttttcatccttttctatatataaaatgccaagtttttaccaaaaaaaaaaaaaaaactctccaaCACCACACGGAGACAGATATTTTATTCTCTCTACTTGCTATCTTTATATTGTCGCTAtctaaaaaacactaaattaattttagtatcgGAAAGTTTTTTCACGATTAACACTCCCATCGAAACGACAATCGTCCATTTAAAGAGCTCAAGTTCAATGAAGTTTTTCCAAGCTTCATTAcaattatttagatttaataataacaaagtaTATAACAAGAGAAGTTTTCAATCTCCAGTTGCCAGCCCTAAAGATAGAATTATAGAAACAGTAGCTAGGGAAGGACAGAATAACAAATCTTATGAGTCTACAGACAGGTTACAACTAATCGTCttgtaaacaaaaattacagaaAGTTGTTATTGCCCATTAGATTGTATCTGTACTGTGAACGTCGGTATCATTTGAAATTGTGAtcgtaattttgatttttttaatattaaaaataaaattttaaatgaaaaattattttaaaaactaatcctCATGCGATCCGGGCAATAAAAGTTAGGTGAAAGTTTCGTTTCTAATAGTGCTGGTGtttaggtacaagttatctttgtgttacACAACTATCAAACCTGACTTACTTAACTTTCCGAGAATTGACATCTTTGCATGACCACGTGATTACAAGGTTCACATCAAATccttacaatatttttaatacagcCATGACAGGAGCCGAGTTAGGTACTATTTGGTAATGCGATGCAAATCACTTttctcaaatataatttaatgatttttataaaataaaaaaatattattttaatatatttttaaataaaaattattttatacacaATCGGTATTATAATTCCAAATAAACCGTTAATCAAGTGGTAGCTTTCCGACAAAGAGTCAACAAGATCTTCATCACCTTGCGTAGGAAAACTATACTGACACGCTAAAATtaggttctgtttttttttttttttttaatatatatatacatatataaaagagGTAATGCGGGGTCCCAAATATAGGAAAATGACACAAAATCCCCTCCTTTGTAGGAGGGGATTCTGTGTACCACAGTCCATAAAACTAATACCATGGAACCTTGCCTCCTAATTTCCATCCTTTGAGAATTTACTCACCCTTCTTCCCCAGGTATTATAATTCCTCTCCTTTTACTTTTTCGTGAGACTTCTTGGGctaaatcaaatacaaatgaTTAATTAGACATGTAAATGGTTTGAAAATCATGATCATCGCAGCTACACATTATTGGTCTTTCATGCATTGTTGATCTTGttaggaattatatatatatattaattaactatatatcCTCTAGGATTGcatttaatgattttatcattctaagCGTTAGATTCTgttcttcaaaaatcatttgGTTGGATATTCGTTTTCTTAATGCATCTTTCTCGTTAGAGTATCTGGGCTCATATCGTTTGGAAGAGTGGTGGGATTTAATTTGTCCGGGAAGCTTCGACGATAATATTGTTTGGCAAGTATTCCTACCATGTCTTCCCCCGCGCCTGAAGAATCTCCACTTTCTCCACCACCATCATCTGCACCACCTCCGTCGTTAAAAGAGCCACCGCCACCACCATTGGAGTCATCGCCACCTCCATCCACATCCCCGCCCCCGGTAGAGGTCtctccatcaccaccaccaccgccaaCAGATTCCACACCCCCCTCTGATCAAAGCTCGccctcaccaccaccaccagaaAACTCGGAttcttcaccaccaccaccttcctCTTCTAAGGAAAATAACTCACCACCTCCTCCCCCAACAACAAAAGATAATGGTAGTAATATTTGGTCGCCTCCACCACCTCCATCATCATCCAAGTCTCGCAACTCGCCACCTCCACCACGATCTCTAGGACAATCAGGGAATTCGTCACCGAACAATACCCCTGCAACATCTTCAGGCAATGGGGATGAAGCTAACCTTGTACCAATTATAGCAGGAACCGTGGTTGGAGTAGGGTTATTGTTGTTGCTTGCCCTGCTTGTATTTTTATGTACATGCAGATCGAAAAAGAAGAGATCGCCACAATATAATTACTACAAAGATCACTCCCCTGCACCCAAAGGTACATATCACACTCTATGAATTAAAGTTACGTCTGGTAAGCAAGAGCCTTTCCGAGCCATATACACGATAATAGAATTAACTTTTTGTggcattttcataaaaaatatttttcacagtgaaaatttaattataattgctattattaattatgtttaccgggatttgagtttattttagCATAAACAGATTTAATGTGGTAAAAATGAATCATAATTGCATCAAAGCTAAatctcttaaattaaataaatgttgataAAGATATGATAAAAGCAattgcataaaatattattacaacaTGTACTTACAGTGGCATTTCAAAAATTGTCGCTGAAATCATATTCTGTTGCAGCGGTGCTAACCCtgctcatttgatttttaatgatatgatatgaATACTTATTCAAGCTAACTAAGATTACTGGCCAGATTGAATTTTGAGTACTGCTTGTTGtatagtataattattaaatgtGCAGCCGCAGGTGGTCCTTATTACAACGCAACACCTCTTCAACAACCTGTTAGTAATGGGCACAACGAAAGCAAGCTCACAGAGCAAGTTGTAAATCTTCCTCCACCTCCTGGTGGAGGACATGGAGCTTGGTCACCCgcactaccaccaccaccaccacctcaaGTTGCAATTATGTCAAGTAGTGAAATGAGTTCCAATTACTCCGGCTCACACAGTTCGTCAGGATTGCCTCCATCACACCCGTCCTTGACTCTTGGGTTCACCAAGAGCAGCTTCAGCTACGGTGAATTAGCAGCAGCAACTGCAGGATTTTCTCAAGCTAATCTACTAGGCCAGGGAGGTTTTGGTTATGTGCATAAAGGGGTGTTGCCTAATGGCAAGGAAATTGCAGTTAAGAGTCTCAAAACTGGTAGTGGACAAGGAGATCGAGAATTTCAGGCTGAGGTTGAGATTATTAGCCGCGTCCATCATCGCCACCTCGTGTCCCTTGTTGGTTATTGCATTGAAGGAGGTCAGAGATTGTTGGTTTATGAGTTCGTCCCCAATTCCACCCTTGAATTTCACCTTCATGGTATGCTCTAAAAATCCTGAATTCTCCATTTTCCTTGATAAATTCCCCTCATTCATGGCATTCTTTATTCCTGATCATATGATACTGTCGTCAAATTTGTAGGTAAGGGTCATCCGCCCATGGGCTGGCCTACTAGGCTCAAAATTGCCCTGGGATCGGCCAGAGGACTTGCATACTTGCATGAAGACTGTAAGTCAATTACCACTTCTCGATCTGCCTCCCCTCCCCCTTTCCCTTTCGGCATCTGTTTCTCTTGGGGTAATCTGTTTGATACATGCAGGCCACCCACGCATTATCCACAGGGACATTAAAGCAGCAAATATTCTGCTTGACTACAGTTTCGAAGCTATGGTATTCAGGCAACAAATTACCTCTGTTTAGATATAATTGTTTCAGCTGATGATTTATGTTAAATATCAGGTGGCAGATTTTGGTTTGGCTAAGCTATCTTCAGACAACTATACTCATGTATCTACTCGAATAATGGGAACATTCGGGTAAGAAACTTTTGCTCCATTTCATTGTTGGATCATGTGTTCTGCTGGAGCACCAAATTATAATAGAATTTGACTGGCACATATTGATATGTGATTATCATTGATCCATACATTTAGGTACTTGGCTCCAGAGTATGCTTCGAGCGGCAAGCTTACCGATAAATCTGATGTTTTCTCCTTCGGTGTCATGCTATTGGAACTAATAACTGGACGTCGCCCTGTGGATCTCTCTGGGGACATGGATGACAGCTTGGTAGACTGGGTGCGGATCCTTAATTTTGCAGCCTCATAACTGCGTTTAATCGAGCTTCTGAAACACAAGTAAATGCTTATATTGAATTTTCGGTTTATGCATCTACAGGCTAGACCCTTCTGTGCAAAAGCACTAGAAGATGGAAACTACGATGAGTTGGTTGATCCAGCTTTGGAGGGCAATTACGATCTCCAGGAGATGGCATGCATGGTAGCATGCGCTGGTGCATCGGTTAGTCATTCAGCAAAGAGGAGGCCGAAAATGAGCCGggtatgatattttaattaccATGGTGATCTCTGGTTctgtttaaaaaattcaaagctttGATCAAGCAACCACCATACATCAAAGGGCGGGGAGGAAAATAAAAGATCTAAGATAGTGGATAAGCTGATCATAATACATAATCACTTTAGTTAATGgaaattgtaaaaaatcttaagagatGCTCATAAGTACACATGAAACAGATTGTACGAGCACTTGAAGGTGAAGTCTCCTTGGAAGAAGGGAGGAAAGCTGGCCTAATCTTCAGCTCCGCTTCCAGTTCTGATCATGACCAAAGCTCATACAGTACAGATATGCGGAGGTTTAGGAGGACGGCATTAGACAGCAACGACTATGTAAGCAGCGAATTTGGTCACACGAGCGAATATGGGCTGAATCCTTCCTCTTCCAGCAGTGAAGAAATGAGTCAAATGACCAAGAGTCGGACAGGGAGTCAGAGACGTAGCCCTTGAGAATTCTCAAAATTTCAAACTTCCAAGACCATCgaaaatcatttcaatttgaGTTTATAGTATATACAATATTATTAAGAGCAGGATTGTGTAGAATTAAGTCTATATGTTTTCAGTTATTTCACGAGTGAAGGACTTTTACCATGCATGACTGTAATTATACAGGCGTGGCCatgaatattgaaaaaaaaaaaaaaaaggtgatgggTGATGTCAagatttgatgtaattttttagGTGTGgctattgatattttatttaaaaaaaaaatgatgatgggTTATGGCACAATTGGACCATTAAATCTTTGCTTGTATTTTCTACTGTATATTCTACTGTGGAGTTCTTGTAGATTACTTTAGTTGAAATTTCGTGTAGGGACTGGTGTTTTAGGGAGCGAGTACATAGATTCCAGCAAATATACGACTGCTCAGTTAGGCAAGGCCAATCCATACCagagaagaaattgaatctgCAGACCTATAGAAATTAGAAAGGGTACTGGTTACAAAGCTTCGTCGACCATGTAAACCCGATATGGGAAGAAAACTTTCCATCACCTAAAAGTGTTTCAGAACTTACGcaaaaacttttcaaagttcaaactcTAGTTAGTAGCTAGCAATGGCAACCTGGGCACGCAGGAGGGGTCCTTGGCACCGATCCCTCCCCCGGACATCTAGATTATGTagacaaaacaaacaccatcaCGAGACATAAGTTCGTGAAAAGATTCCATGGATTGAACTTTAGCAAAATAGAAACAGCATGCAGTCACTTCCTTTTGTTATCTAACATCTAACAAGGTAATGGGTGATCCAGGGCATTAGTTTTGAGGTATGATACAGGAAAAAAAGAGGGTTAGTATGGGGAGGTGGAGGATTGATTAAAGAAAACGaagatttttcattaaataaaggTACAGGATACAGTAATTGGTACGTACAAATTAAACAGGCAACTTTGATACTGTAGCCAGCTATAACATGAATAGCCAATTTCACCGAGTAAGATCATGCATTTTTCCATTTTCTCATCAATTTTCACATGAGAATTACAGGTGGCAGCACAGAGATATGGTTCACATAAACTTGACGAGAATGTGAAGGAATCTACCATCAGCACAGTGCATCTGAAAAGGCTGTGAGAAGCATGAACCTGAGAGGAAATGAGACATGTGATTCGATCCTTCTGCTCGAATCAGATTACCTGCCTGTGCCCTCCAAAAGCCCAAAtctggagagagagggagaaagagagaaattttaTCAGCTTTCTGAATTGGTAACTAATTCATCTGTAAATAAATGTAACAGAAGACCAAAGTGAAACTGGATAATATTATGTGCAATAGATTTAATTAAGCATGACACCTCCAACATGCACAACACCAGAATAAGCAGTAGCATTCTGacataaataattatcaatgCAGGGTGAATGGGATCCTATATATCATAAagtt
The DNA window shown above is from Populus trichocarpa isolate Nisqually-1 chromosome 4, P.trichocarpa_v4.1, whole genome shotgun sequence and carries:
- the LOC18097874 gene encoding putative proline-rich receptor-like protein kinase PERK6 isoform X2, with protein sequence MSSPAPEESPLSPPPSSAPPPSLKEPPPPPLESSPPPSTSPPPVEVSPSPPPPPTDSTPPSDQSSPSPPPPENSDSSPPPPSSSKENNSPPPPPTTKDNGSNIWSPPPPPSSSKSRNSPPPPRSLGQSGNSSPNNTPATSSGNGDEANLVPIIAGTVVGVGLLLLLALLVFLCTCRSKKKRSPQYNYYKDHSPAPKGGPYYNATPLQQPVSNGHNESKLTEQVVNLPPPPGGGHGAWSPALPPPPPPQVAIMSSSEMSSNYSGSHSSSGLPPSHPSLTLGFTKSSFSYGELAAATAGFSQANLLGQGGFGYVHKGVLPNGKEIAVKSLKTGSGQGDREFQAEVEIISRVHHRHLVSLVGYCIEGGQRLLVYEFVPNSTLEFHLHGKGHPPMGWPTRLKIALGSARGLAYLHEDCHPRIIHRDIKAANILLDYSFEAMVADFGLAKLSSDNYTHVSTRIMGTFGYLAPEYASSGKLTDKSDVFSFGVMLLELITGRRPVDLSGDMDDSLVDWARPFCAKALEDGNYDELVDPALEGNYDLQEMACMVACAGASVSHSAKRRPKMSRIVRALEGEVSLEEGRKAGLIFSSASSSDHDQSSYSTDMRRFRRTALDSNDYVSSEFGHTSEYGLNPSSSSSEEMSQMTKSRTGSQRRSP
- the LOC18097874 gene encoding putative proline-rich receptor-like protein kinase PERK6 isoform X1, whose amino-acid sequence is MSSPAPEESPLSPPPSSAPPPSLKEPPPPPLESSPPPSTSPPPVEVSPSPPPPPTDSTPPSDQSSPSPPPPENSDSSPPPPSSSKENNSPPPPPTTKDNGSNIWSPPPPPSSSKSRNSPPPPRSLGQSGNSSPNNTPATSSGNGDEANLVPIIAGTVVGVGLLLLLALLVFLCTCRSKKKRSPQYNYYKDHSPAPKAAGGPYYNATPLQQPVSNGHNESKLTEQVVNLPPPPGGGHGAWSPALPPPPPPQVAIMSSSEMSSNYSGSHSSSGLPPSHPSLTLGFTKSSFSYGELAAATAGFSQANLLGQGGFGYVHKGVLPNGKEIAVKSLKTGSGQGDREFQAEVEIISRVHHRHLVSLVGYCIEGGQRLLVYEFVPNSTLEFHLHGKGHPPMGWPTRLKIALGSARGLAYLHEDCHPRIIHRDIKAANILLDYSFEAMVADFGLAKLSSDNYTHVSTRIMGTFGYLAPEYASSGKLTDKSDVFSFGVMLLELITGRRPVDLSGDMDDSLVDWARPFCAKALEDGNYDELVDPALEGNYDLQEMACMVACAGASVSHSAKRRPKMSRIVRALEGEVSLEEGRKAGLIFSSASSSDHDQSSYSTDMRRFRRTALDSNDYVSSEFGHTSEYGLNPSSSSSEEMSQMTKSRTGSQRRSP